The Deinococcus fonticola genome has a window encoding:
- a CDS encoding glycoside hydrolase family 10 protein, translated as MKRTWLLGGALALLSSCAPLQGAQKPQLRGLWVDAFGPGFKTPQEVDRLVADARKMNVNVLFAQVGRRGDCYCNRAAMPRTNDPAVPEGFDPLADLLVKAHAQGLQVHAWIITTALWNSAAPPPDPEHAFNTHGPAAQGRANWLTQKKDGLNRAGADWVLDPGHPDAAEYIRNMYASVVKNYDVDGIQFDRVRYPDGSPAGGPLEWGYNPTALERYRAETGAVGTPEPGDSQWAAWRRQQVTNLVRETALAVKAVNPRLSVNAATITYGEAPTTEEGFTHSRPYTEVGQDWLTWVREGYLDVNVMMNYKRDFVPVQAEWFRGWNAFAAQLLRQSPQVAQVSGSAAYLNDQNSSVSQARQALRTGLSGWALYSYRTPDREVNAGRRTQADVWPELSAKFTARTMPFELPAPWPAPAADTLRAVRGSVSGAIPGGREVRLLDACSGEVLDSTFTDGAGRYGFLRVPATQVIVQVGAQRTAAVTIQAGQVVAMPPLALP; from the coding sequence ATGAAACGAACCTGGCTGCTGGGAGGGGCGCTGGCCCTGTTGTCGTCGTGTGCGCCGCTGCAAGGTGCACAGAAGCCGCAGTTGCGCGGACTGTGGGTGGACGCCTTCGGGCCGGGCTTCAAGACGCCGCAGGAAGTCGACCGGCTGGTGGCCGACGCCCGGAAAATGAACGTGAACGTGCTGTTCGCACAGGTGGGGCGGCGCGGCGACTGTTACTGCAACCGCGCCGCCATGCCGCGGACGAACGACCCGGCGGTGCCTGAGGGCTTCGATCCGCTGGCCGATCTGCTGGTTAAGGCGCACGCGCAGGGCCTGCAGGTGCACGCCTGGATCATCACCACCGCCCTGTGGAACAGCGCCGCGCCCCCCCCGGATCCCGAGCACGCCTTCAACACGCACGGCCCGGCGGCGCAGGGGCGCGCAAACTGGCTGACCCAGAAAAAAGACGGCCTGAACCGCGCGGGGGCCGACTGGGTGCTCGATCCCGGCCACCCGGACGCCGCCGAGTACATCCGCAACATGTATGCCAGCGTGGTCAAAAACTATGACGTGGACGGCATTCAATTTGACCGGGTGCGCTACCCCGACGGCAGCCCGGCGGGTGGGCCGCTGGAGTGGGGCTACAACCCCACCGCGCTGGAACGCTACCGCGCCGAAACCGGAGCGGTGGGCACCCCCGAACCGGGCGACTCCCAGTGGGCGGCCTGGCGCCGGCAACAGGTCACCAATCTGGTGCGCGAAACGGCGCTGGCGGTGAAGGCCGTGAACCCGCGCCTCAGCGTGAATGCCGCCACCATCACCTACGGCGAGGCCCCCACCACCGAGGAGGGCTTTACACACAGCCGCCCCTACACTGAGGTGGGTCAAGACTGGCTGACCTGGGTCAGGGAAGGGTATCTGGACGTGAACGTCATGATGAATTACAAGCGTGACTTCGTGCCCGTTCAGGCCGAGTGGTTCCGGGGCTGGAACGCCTTTGCCGCGCAGCTGCTGCGCCAGTCTCCGCAGGTGGCGCAGGTCAGCGGCAGCGCCGCATACCTGAATGACCAGAACAGCAGCGTGAGTCAGGCGCGCCAGGCCCTGCGCACGGGCCTGAGCGGGTGGGCGCTGTACTCGTACCGCACGCCGGACCGTGAGGTGAACGCCGGGCGGCGCACCCAGGCGGACGTGTGGCCGGAATTGAGCGCCAAATTCACCGCGCGCACTATGCCTTTCGAGTTGCCTGCCCCCTGGCCTGCCCCAGCGGCCGATACGTTGCGGGCCGTGCGCGGCAGCGTGAGCGGGGCGATCCCCGGCGGGCGCGAGGTCAGGCTGCTGGACGCCTGCAGTGGGGAAGTGCTCGACAGCACTTTCACGGACGGCGCGGGACGCTACGGTTTCCTGCGCGTACCCGCCACGCAGGTGATCGTGCAGGTGGGGGCGCAGCGCACAGCCGCCGTGACCATCCAGGCCGGTCAGGTCGTGGCGATGCCCCCCCTGGCCCTGCCGTAA
- a CDS encoding exo-beta-N-acetylmuramidase NamZ domain-containing protein — protein MTQTVGPLIGLEHLIAAPQQARHWGRTALLTNPSGVTRDLTPAAVALQRAGIPLVKLFGPEHGVDGSGAPGEAPEAGQDGATGLPTSVLYHLTEEEYAQRLSGLDTLLIDLQDVGVRFYTYISTIRDVLRAARTLPLRVVVLDRPNPIGFTVEGPPLHPDFRSFVGVTTQLPLRHGLTLGEVARVLAAEEGSTVEVIETDAPDGWHDGREWVPSSPNLPDLLHLRLYPGACLVEALDASEGRGTTLPFRQFGAPTLNAHALAERLNALNLGVTARPAFFNPTTSKHRGERCAGVQLHENRGELRRALPLGLALFAALEEAGARRNPDWLQKLLGVTAGSVPHTPEEVLFSLRDWQAQGHQQALALRPHWLYPRQETDL, from the coding sequence TTGACCCAGACTGTCGGGCCGCTGATCGGCCTGGAACACTTGATCGCCGCGCCGCAGCAGGCGCGTCACTGGGGCCGCACGGCCCTGCTCACCAACCCCAGCGGCGTGACGCGCGACCTGACACCCGCCGCCGTGGCCCTGCAACGCGCGGGAATTCCACTGGTCAAGCTCTTTGGCCCGGAACACGGCGTGGACGGCAGCGGCGCACCCGGCGAGGCCCCGGAAGCCGGGCAGGACGGCGCCACAGGCCTGCCGACCAGTGTCCTGTACCACCTCACGGAAGAGGAGTACGCGCAGCGCCTGAGTGGCCTGGACACCCTGTTGATCGACCTTCAGGACGTGGGCGTGCGCTTTTATACGTACATCAGCACCATCCGGGACGTGCTGCGGGCCGCCCGCACCCTCCCCCTGCGCGTGGTGGTGCTCGACCGTCCCAATCCCATCGGCTTCACGGTAGAAGGCCCGCCGCTGCACCCCGACTTCCGCTCCTTTGTGGGCGTCACGACGCAGTTGCCGCTGCGGCACGGCCTGACGCTGGGCGAGGTGGCCCGCGTGCTGGCCGCCGAGGAAGGCAGTACGGTCGAGGTCATTGAAACGGACGCGCCGGACGGCTGGCACGACGGGCGCGAGTGGGTGCCCAGCAGCCCCAACCTGCCGGATCTGCTGCACCTGCGCCTGTATCCCGGCGCGTGCCTGGTCGAAGCCCTGGACGCCAGCGAGGGGCGCGGCACTACCCTGCCCTTTCGCCAGTTCGGTGCGCCGACCCTGAACGCCCACGCGCTGGCCGAGCGCCTGAACGCCCTGAACCTGGGCGTCACGGCGCGCCCGGCATTTTTTAACCCCACCACCAGCAAACACAGGGGCGAACGCTGCGCGGGCGTGCAGCTGCACGAGAACCGGGGCGAACTGCGCCGCGCCCTGCCGCTGGGCCTGGCCCTGTTCGCCGCGCTGGAGGAAGCCGGCGCCCGGCGCAACCCCGACTGGTTGCAAAAACTCCTGGGCGTGACGGCCGGCAGCGTGCCCCACACGCCCGAGGAGGTGCTCTTCAGCCTGCGCGACTGGCAGGCGCAGGGACACCAGCAGGCCCTGGCCCTGCGCCCCCACTGGCTTTATCCCCGGCAGGAAACTGACCTGTGA